From the Streptomyces sp. KMM 9044 genome, one window contains:
- a CDS encoding (deoxy)nucleoside triphosphate pyrophosphohydrolase, translated as MSERIVVVGAALWHGGRLLAARRSAPADLAGRWELPGGKVEPGETEDAAVVRELREELGVDAEAEERVPGEWALRAPYVMRVWTARLCPGSAAPAPLEDHDRLRWLTPAQIWDVDWLGHDVPAVRDMLAHLDLTARGV; from the coding sequence ATGAGTGAGCGGATCGTGGTGGTCGGTGCGGCCCTGTGGCACGGGGGCAGGCTGCTCGCCGCCCGCCGCAGCGCCCCCGCCGACCTGGCCGGGCGTTGGGAACTGCCGGGCGGCAAGGTCGAGCCGGGTGAGACCGAAGACGCAGCCGTCGTAAGGGAGCTGCGTGAGGAACTCGGTGTGGACGCCGAGGCCGAAGAGCGTGTCCCGGGGGAGTGGGCACTGAGGGCGCCGTATGTGATGCGGGTGTGGACCGCCCGCCTGTGCCCCGGATCCGCCGCTCCCGCGCCCCTCGAGGACCATGACCGGCTGCGCTGGCTGACTCCCGCGCAGATCTGGGACGTCGACTGGCTCGGCCACGACGTGCCGGCCGTGCGCGACATGCTCGCCCATCTGGACCTCACCGCGCGGGGCGTGTGA
- a CDS encoding SpoIIE family protein phosphatase, with amino-acid sequence MRTAVVVVDDGGLIVSANGAAQSVLGRGFEELVGRDSHDLLHRDSHGHAPPRARCRLRGALLAGRTEHGDSEWFARGDGTLVRLSWLVAPCSFGSEEQGALVLLYGSDRGVSDEGVDEAPAPLTELDRLSLLAETTTQLTSTLDVDEALRRLAALTVPRLADWAVIDLLTERDEVRRALVTEHKDGILVEREDLQGPMPPVPEESPMPLSRALRGAASSLADPATYLGPPDSGIAVEQGRLFAGTGMHSAVIAPIRGLRDVLGALTLGRSKRPGAFTAADLPLLEDIARRAGLALDNARLYQRQRKVAETMQRHLLPQLPTVPGVEMTARYVPAPHASSVGGDWYDVFALTGSSHALVIGDVVGHDLDAAAGMAQVRNMLRAFAWSQPQATPSAVVTQLDDAVKHIAEVPMATMILATLALGDDELWRLSWTNAGHPPPLLVSHDGRARYLTDAHGILLGTGMVRPRPDTVTVLPPRTTVLLYTDGLVESPHHSIDHGLDRLRRHAASLAHRPLESFCELLLEQVRPDDNDDDVAMLALRMPTRA; translated from the coding sequence ATGCGGACGGCTGTCGTCGTCGTCGACGACGGCGGACTCATCGTCTCGGCCAACGGCGCGGCCCAGAGCGTGCTGGGCCGCGGCTTCGAGGAACTCGTCGGGCGGGATTCGCACGACCTGCTGCACCGCGACAGCCACGGGCACGCCCCGCCCCGCGCGCGCTGTCGGCTCAGGGGCGCGCTTCTCGCCGGGAGGACCGAGCACGGTGACTCGGAGTGGTTCGCCCGCGGGGACGGCACGCTTGTCCGGCTCTCCTGGCTCGTCGCGCCCTGCTCCTTCGGATCGGAGGAGCAGGGCGCGCTGGTGCTGTTGTACGGATCGGACCGGGGCGTATCGGACGAAGGCGTCGACGAGGCCCCGGCGCCGCTGACGGAGCTGGACCGCCTGTCCCTGCTGGCGGAGACGACCACCCAGCTGACGTCCACCTTGGATGTGGACGAGGCACTGCGTCGGCTGGCGGCCCTGACGGTGCCCCGGCTTGCGGACTGGGCGGTGATCGATCTGCTCACCGAGCGGGACGAGGTCCGGCGCGCCTTGGTGACGGAGCACAAGGACGGGATCCTGGTCGAGCGGGAGGACCTGCAGGGACCCATGCCCCCTGTGCCGGAGGAGTCCCCGATGCCCCTGTCGCGGGCCCTGCGTGGCGCCGCGTCCTCTCTTGCGGACCCTGCTACCTACCTGGGCCCGCCCGATTCCGGAATCGCGGTGGAGCAGGGCCGCCTGTTCGCCGGGACGGGCATGCACTCCGCGGTCATCGCGCCCATCCGGGGACTGCGCGACGTGCTCGGAGCCCTGACCCTGGGACGCTCGAAACGTCCTGGCGCCTTCACCGCCGCCGATCTGCCGCTGCTGGAGGACATCGCCCGCCGGGCGGGCCTGGCGCTGGACAACGCGCGTCTGTACCAGCGTCAGCGCAAGGTCGCCGAGACCATGCAGCGTCACCTGCTGCCCCAGCTCCCCACCGTGCCCGGGGTGGAGATGACGGCGCGGTACGTCCCCGCTCCGCACGCCTCCTCTGTCGGCGGTGACTGGTACGACGTCTTCGCCCTGACCGGCAGCTCCCACGCCCTGGTCATCGGAGATGTCGTCGGGCACGACCTCGACGCCGCAGCCGGCATGGCGCAGGTCCGCAACATGCTGCGGGCCTTCGCGTGGTCCCAGCCCCAGGCCACGCCCAGCGCCGTCGTCACCCAGCTCGACGACGCCGTGAAGCACATAGCCGAGGTCCCCATGGCGACCATGATCCTGGCCACGCTCGCTCTCGGCGACGACGAGCTGTGGCGACTGTCCTGGACGAACGCCGGCCATCCTCCTCCGCTGCTGGTCAGCCATGACGGTCGGGCCCGCTATCTCACCGACGCCCACGGCATTCTGCTCGGGACCGGAATGGTCCGGCCTCGTCCCGACACCGTCACCGTCCTGCCGCCCCGCACCACCGTCCTGCTCTACACCGACGGCCTGGTCGAGTCCCCGCACCACTCCATCGACCATGGACTGGACCGGTTGCGTCGCCACGCGGCCTCTCTTGCCCACCGTCCTCTGGAGTCCTTCTGCGAGCTGCTGCTGGAGCAGGTCCGCCCCGACGACAACGACGACGACGTCGCCATGCTGGCGCTGCGCATGCCCACTCGTGCATAG
- a CDS encoding TIGR03557 family F420-dependent LLM class oxidoreductase, which produces MKVGYKLAAEAFGPAELVRQAVLAEKAGFDFVEISDHYHPWLDNQGHSPFAWTVLGSIAARTSRIELATGVTCPTVRYHPAIIAQAAATLALLSEGRFVLGVGSGERLNEHVVGRGFPDVVRTRHEMLREALEIIRLLWSGGYRSYEGKHLRLEDARVFDLPEELPLIAVAASGQVSTRIAAELGDGLFATEDKPEIVQHYRDAGGTGPCYAEVPMAWAPDAHTAAKAALETSRWALTGWKVMSELPNPVNFDAATTTVREEDVLEKFACGADPARYLEVAQPFVDAGFDMLVMQNAGPDPDGFIDFYQSELDGRIRQLKPNGPQARTGS; this is translated from the coding sequence ATGAAGGTGGGTTACAAGCTGGCCGCCGAGGCGTTCGGCCCGGCAGAGCTGGTACGGCAAGCGGTTCTCGCGGAAAAGGCGGGCTTCGACTTCGTCGAGATCAGTGACCACTACCACCCCTGGCTGGACAACCAGGGACATTCACCGTTCGCCTGGACCGTCCTCGGGAGCATCGCGGCCAGGACCTCACGGATCGAGCTGGCGACCGGCGTGACGTGTCCCACCGTGCGCTACCACCCCGCGATCATCGCTCAGGCCGCGGCGACCCTCGCCCTCCTCTCGGAGGGCCGTTTCGTCCTCGGCGTCGGCTCGGGCGAGCGGCTCAACGAGCACGTCGTCGGCCGCGGCTTCCCCGACGTGGTCCGCACCCGGCACGAGATGCTCAGGGAGGCTCTGGAGATCATCCGGCTGCTGTGGAGCGGGGGCTACCGGTCCTACGAAGGGAAGCACCTGAGGCTGGAGGACGCCCGGGTCTTCGACCTCCCCGAGGAACTCCCCCTGATCGCGGTGGCCGCCAGCGGCCAGGTGTCGACGCGTATCGCCGCCGAACTGGGCGACGGCCTGTTCGCCACCGAGGACAAGCCGGAGATCGTCCAGCACTACCGTGACGCCGGCGGCACCGGCCCGTGCTACGCGGAGGTTCCCATGGCCTGGGCGCCCGACGCGCACACCGCGGCGAAAGCGGCCCTGGAGACCTCGCGATGGGCCCTGACGGGGTGGAAGGTCATGAGCGAGCTCCCCAACCCGGTCAACTTCGACGCGGCGACGACCACCGTGCGCGAGGAGGACGTCCTGGAGAAGTTCGCCTGCGGCGCGGACCCCGCCCGGTACCTCGAGGTGGCGCAGCCGTTCGTCGACGCGGGTTTCGACATGCTGGTCATGCAGAACGCCGGCCCCGATCCCGACGGTTTCATCGACTTCTACCAGAGCGAACTCGACGGGCGCATCCGGCAGCTGAAGCCGAACGGCCCGCAGGCCCGAACCGGTTCGTGA
- a CDS encoding oxygenase MpaB family protein, translating into MTTGTPRTDTTPPDEGPPLFSPDSRFHAFFDDPRWALAMIRATVLEAAHPQIGAALVDNSTFVAHPWRRLRNTFLSMRRMFSADCAVREREAARLNRLHARMSGSDSRGRAYDAMDRAARAWVVATLFESAVTMCRLSGQPLDQDTMERMYAEYRAFLAALDGDAGELPEELHDFWQYFDRVVEDQLENTEAARVILYRLFDHLPAPALLDGAPTLWAAGRAVAGPLLGAITVASLPEPYRRRAGLPEMPGAQALMQGAYLAAGLARFLPEGWLNAESFIELLSLSPGSDDPRARTVAALRGRMKRTSALLRLLTPLGGDPAPDPASATRTGEGRRSAEEFFRQVLDQTGDGHLDWPDLAAMARELSTRLDLDEPEETRLYDAFAAWWRELQAALDTDGDGRVSADEYAAAVPSLAGPALIRVAEVLFDATDRDGNGTISPDEYRSLFRTAFHRDLATTDGTYGRSAFVGDFLSFMSARRTSTPYDPLLTDA; encoded by the coding sequence ATGACGACAGGCACGCCCCGTACAGACACCACGCCTCCGGATGAGGGGCCTCCCCTGTTCAGTCCGGACTCTCGGTTCCACGCGTTCTTCGACGACCCGCGCTGGGCGCTCGCCATGATCCGTGCGACCGTGCTGGAGGCGGCCCACCCGCAGATCGGTGCCGCACTCGTCGACAACTCCACCTTCGTCGCCCACCCCTGGCGCCGGCTCCGCAACACCTTCCTCAGCATGCGGCGCATGTTCAGCGCCGATTGCGCGGTACGTGAGCGGGAGGCCGCTCGCCTCAACCGGCTGCACGCCCGCATGAGCGGCTCCGACTCCCGCGGCCGGGCCTATGACGCGATGGACCGCGCGGCCCGTGCCTGGGTGGTCGCCACCCTCTTCGAGAGCGCCGTCACCATGTGCCGACTGAGCGGCCAGCCGCTCGACCAGGACACGATGGAGCGGATGTACGCCGAGTACCGCGCGTTTCTCGCCGCCCTCGACGGTGACGCCGGGGAACTCCCCGAGGAACTTCACGACTTCTGGCAGTACTTCGACCGGGTCGTCGAGGACCAGTTGGAGAACACCGAGGCGGCCCGCGTCATCCTCTACCGGCTCTTCGACCACCTGCCCGCCCCGGCGCTGCTCGACGGCGCGCCAACGCTGTGGGCGGCAGGCCGGGCCGTAGCCGGACCACTCCTCGGAGCCATCACCGTCGCCTCGCTCCCCGAGCCGTACCGGCGCCGGGCCGGCCTCCCGGAGATGCCCGGCGCCCAGGCCCTCATGCAGGGCGCCTACCTCGCCGCCGGACTGGCCCGCTTCCTGCCCGAGGGCTGGCTCAACGCCGAGAGCTTCATCGAACTCCTCTCGCTCTCGCCCGGGAGCGACGACCCTCGCGCCCGGACTGTGGCCGCCCTGCGCGGCCGCATGAAGCGGACATCGGCCCTGCTCCGCCTCCTCACCCCGCTGGGCGGCGACCCCGCTCCGGACCCGGCGTCCGCGACGCGCACGGGGGAGGGCCGGCGCTCGGCGGAGGAGTTCTTCCGCCAGGTGCTGGACCAGACCGGTGACGGCCACCTCGACTGGCCGGACCTCGCCGCCATGGCCCGCGAACTCTCCACCCGCCTCGACCTGGACGAACCCGAGGAGACCCGGCTCTACGACGCCTTCGCCGCCTGGTGGCGCGAACTCCAGGCCGCCCTCGACACGGACGGCGACGGCCGCGTCAGTGCCGACGAGTACGCCGCCGCCGTCCCCTCCCTCGCCGGCCCCGCGCTCATCCGCGTCGCCGAGGTACTCTTCGACGCCACCGACAGGGACGGCAACGGGACCATCAGCCCGGACGAGTACCGGTCCCTCTTCCGCACCGCCTTCCACCGCGACCTCGCCACCACCGACGGAACCTACGGCCGCAGCGCCTTCGTGGGTGACTTCCTCTCCTTCATGTCCGCCCGCCGCACGAGTACCCCGTACGACCCCCTCCTCACGGACGCCTGA
- a CDS encoding SPFH domain-containing protein: METSAFLIAGLIVALFAIFTVVRTVRIVPQARARNVERLGRYHRTLNPGLNLVIPYIDRVHPVIDLREQVVSFKPQPVITEDNLVVEIDTVLYFQVTDPRAAFYEIASFLQAVEQLTVTTLRNVVGSMDLEKTLTSRDTINSQLRGVLDEATGKWGLRVNRVEIKAIDPPQTIKDAMQKQMRAERDKRAAILGAEGQRQSQILTAEGDKQAAVLRAEGNRTAAILQAEGQSRAIDEVFQAVHRNDPDPKLLAYQYLQTLPQLAQGSGNNFWVIPSEITSALQGVSRAFSEELPKSPATRERPVDDMAAQAASDTAQAAEAAAEAVADAAKADGAAPAAPAALPSDPSPRQ, translated from the coding sequence ATGGAGACCTCAGCATTTCTCATCGCCGGCCTGATCGTCGCGCTTTTTGCGATCTTCACCGTGGTGCGGACGGTGCGTATCGTTCCTCAGGCGCGTGCTCGTAATGTCGAGCGGCTCGGCCGTTACCATCGCACCCTGAATCCCGGCCTCAATCTCGTCATTCCCTATATCGACCGCGTCCACCCGGTGATCGATCTGCGGGAGCAGGTCGTCTCCTTCAAACCGCAGCCGGTCATCACCGAGGACAACCTGGTCGTCGAGATCGACACCGTCCTGTATTTCCAGGTCACCGACCCGCGGGCGGCCTTCTACGAGATCGCGAGTTTCCTTCAGGCCGTCGAGCAGTTGACCGTCACCACCTTGCGCAACGTCGTGGGCTCCATGGATCTGGAGAAGACGCTCACCTCACGGGACACCATCAACAGCCAGCTCCGTGGCGTGCTGGACGAGGCCACCGGTAAGTGGGGGCTGCGGGTCAACCGGGTGGAGATCAAGGCCATCGATCCGCCGCAGACCATCAAGGACGCGATGCAGAAGCAGATGCGGGCCGAGAGGGACAAACGGGCCGCGATCCTCGGGGCCGAGGGACAGCGCCAGTCGCAGATCCTCACCGCCGAAGGCGACAAGCAGGCCGCCGTCCTGCGGGCGGAGGGCAACCGTACCGCTGCGATCCTCCAGGCGGAGGGCCAGTCCCGGGCCATCGACGAGGTGTTCCAGGCCGTGCACCGCAACGATCCCGACCCCAAGCTGCTCGCCTACCAGTACCTCCAGACGCTGCCGCAACTCGCTCAGGGCTCGGGCAACAACTTCTGGGTCATCCCCAGCGAGATCACCTCCGCGCTCCAAGGCGTGTCCCGGGCCTTCAGCGAGGAACTGCCCAAGTCGCCGGCCACCCGTGAGAGGCCGGTCGACGACATGGCCGCCCAGGCCGCCAGCGACACGGCGCAGGCGGCGGAAGCGGCCGCCGAGGCCGTCGCCGACGCGGCCAAGGCCGACGGCGCCGCCCCTGCCGCCCCTGCCGCCCTTCCGTCCGATCCGTCTCCCCGGCAGTAG
- a CDS encoding DUF4190 domain-containing protein — translation MCGAMCPARRSAPAHAPPPRSSTAEPGARQNQEHGRTRSTAEPGARHPCPYPRPPCPSSPRAPRGSTPRGSNPIPRPQGPYAPSPFSQGPYGLRPPPRFNGLAVASLVLGLLWFVPVVGLVLGIVALGQLRRRGEQGRGMARGGIVMSSVSLVTWILLAALLAVFWDELDEVPVTGGTGVHTFADGDCFDSPGGLVGWATEADRVSCEGEHDGEVLGTVRLPDGPSPGDDSLFDTAGERCYGLEDAYAMDGGALPADVDV, via the coding sequence ATGTGCGGAGCCATGTGCCCCGCACGGCGGTCCGCGCCGGCGCATGCACCACCTCCCCGCAGCAGCACGGCAGAACCAGGAGCACGGCAGAACCAGGAGCACGGCAGAACCAGGAGCACGGCAGAACCAGGAGCACGGCACCCGTGTCCATATCCCCGCCCTCCGTGCCCCAGCAGCCCGAGGGCGCCCCGGGGCAGCACCCCCAGGGGCAGTAACCCCATTCCCCGGCCCCAAGGGCCGTACGCGCCATCGCCGTTCTCCCAGGGCCCGTACGGGCTCCGGCCTCCGCCCCGCTTCAACGGGCTCGCCGTCGCCTCGCTCGTCCTCGGTCTGCTGTGGTTCGTGCCGGTCGTCGGGCTCGTGCTGGGGATCGTCGCGCTGGGGCAGCTCCGGCGGCGGGGGGAGCAGGGCCGGGGCATGGCGAGGGGCGGGATCGTGATGTCCTCCGTGTCGCTGGTGACGTGGATCCTGCTCGCCGCGCTCCTCGCCGTCTTCTGGGACGAGCTCGACGAGGTCCCCGTGACGGGCGGCACCGGGGTCCACACCTTCGCCGACGGCGACTGCTTCGACTCGCCCGGAGGGCTGGTGGGCTGGGCGACCGAGGCCGACCGGGTGTCCTGCGAGGGGGAGCACGACGGGGAGGTCCTCGGCACCGTCCGTCTGCCCGACGGTCCCTCCCCGGGCGACGACAGCCTCTTCGACACCGCCGGCGAGCGGTGCTACGGCCTCGAGGACGCCTACGCCATGGACGGCGGGGCCCTGCCGGCCGACGTGGACGTGTAG
- a CDS encoding CocE/NonD family hydrolase C-terminal non-catalytic domain-containing protein produces the protein MTARTHLFTESDRPDTNFVLRVWDEAPDGRRRLITTAYLKASHHEFDEERTTEGDPFHPHTRAVPVEQGRGEERVPRLRPFTATFMPGHRPVAELPNAEPLADAHTAPLPPDAFHLPVGRPVTREIYRGAAHPSRLVLPFTTVMEAHAAGQGSARDHEADRRNSL, from the coding sequence TTGACCGCAAGGACGCACCTCTTCACGGAGAGCGACCGGCCCGACACGAACTTCGTTCTGCGTGTGTGGGACGAAGCCCCGGACGGCAGGCGTCGCCTCATCACGACCGCCTACCTCAAGGCCTCCCACCACGAGTTCGACGAGGAGCGCACCACCGAGGGCGACCCCTTCCACCCGCACACCCGCGCGGTGCCGGTGGAGCAGGGGAGGGGTGAGGAGCGCGTACCGCGGCTCCGCCCGTTCACCGCGACGTTCATGCCGGGCCACCGGCCGGTCGCGGAGCTGCCGAACGCCGAGCCCCTGGCCGACGCGCACACCGCGCCGCTGCCGCCGGACGCCTTCCACCTGCCGGTGGGCCGCCCCGTCACCCGCGAGATCTACCGCGGCGCCGCGCACCCGTCCCGGCTCGTGCTGCCGTTCACGACGGTCATGGAGGCGCACGCCGCCGGGCAGGGCTCTGCCCGCGACCACGAAGCGGACCGGCGCAACAGCCTCTGA
- a CDS encoding GntR family transcriptional regulator produces MTFGEQPAYLRVAGDLRKKIVEGRLPPHTRLPSQARIREEYGVSDTVALEARKVLMAEGLVEGRSGSGTYVRERPVPRRVARSGFRPEHGATPFRQEQADGDVRGTWESSSEQAEARGDVAERLEVEPGDRVMRTRYLFREAGEPMMLSTSWEPLALTGRTPVMLPEEGPLGGMGVVERMRAIDVIVDNVTEEVGARPGLAEELALLGGVPGHVVLVIRRTYYASGRPVETADVVIPADRYRVAYRLPVR; encoded by the coding sequence GTGACATTCGGTGAGCAGCCGGCGTATCTGCGCGTCGCGGGTGATCTCCGTAAGAAGATCGTCGAGGGTCGGCTGCCCCCGCACACCCGTCTTCCGTCCCAGGCGCGGATCCGCGAGGAGTACGGCGTCTCCGACACGGTCGCGCTGGAGGCGCGCAAGGTGCTCATGGCGGAGGGCCTCGTCGAGGGCCGCTCCGGTTCGGGGACGTACGTCCGTGAGCGGCCCGTGCCCCGGCGCGTGGCCCGTTCCGGGTTCCGCCCGGAGCATGGCGCCACCCCGTTCCGGCAGGAGCAGGCGGACGGGGACGTGCGCGGGACCTGGGAGTCGAGCAGCGAGCAGGCCGAGGCCCGCGGGGACGTCGCCGAGCGGCTCGAGGTCGAGCCGGGGGACAGGGTGATGCGCACCCGGTACCTCTTCCGGGAGGCCGGCGAGCCGATGATGCTTTCCACCTCCTGGGAGCCGCTCGCCCTGACCGGCCGGACGCCCGTGATGCTGCCCGAGGAGGGCCCCCTCGGCGGCATGGGTGTGGTCGAGCGCATGCGCGCCATCGACGTGATCGTGGACAACGTGACCGAGGAGGTCGGCGCCCGCCCCGGCCTCGCCGAGGAGTTGGCGCTGCTCGGCGGTGTCCCCGGCCATGTCGTCCTGGTCATCCGGCGCACGTACTACGCCTCGGGCCGTCCGGTCGAGACGGCCGACGTGGTGATTCCCGCCGACCGGTACCGGGTTGCCTACCGCCTCCCGGTGAGGTAG
- a CDS encoding NfeD family protein → MDPWLIWLIVATVLAVAEVFTLTAALGMLSAAALVTAGSAAIGLPVPFQFLVFAVVAIATVLFVRPVALRRVRRPQVARFGVDALVGKAASAVTEVTGVGGRVRIEGEEWTARAYDETLVIPPGATVDVIEISGATAYVYPRD, encoded by the coding sequence ATGGATCCATGGCTGATCTGGTTGATCGTCGCAACCGTGCTGGCGGTGGCGGAGGTCTTCACCCTCACTGCCGCTCTCGGAATGCTGAGTGCCGCCGCTCTGGTCACGGCGGGGTCCGCCGCGATCGGGCTGCCGGTTCCGTTCCAGTTCCTGGTGTTCGCCGTCGTGGCCATCGCCACCGTGCTCTTCGTGCGACCCGTCGCGCTGCGCCGTGTACGCCGGCCGCAAGTGGCGCGATTCGGTGTGGACGCGCTGGTGGGCAAGGCCGCCTCGGCTGTCACGGAGGTGACGGGCGTGGGTGGCAGGGTGCGTATCGAGGGTGAGGAGTGGACGGCCCGCGCGTACGACGAGACTCTGGTGATTCCTCCCGGAGCGACCGTCGATGTCATTGAGATAAGTGGTGCCACCGCGTACGTCTACCCCCGGGACTGA
- a CDS encoding integrase core domain-containing protein, translating into MAVSRLRPGHLLTPMLGCSMASHVRAGPVTGALRTAPATRGGSVAGVIFHTDRGSQDTSGAFAQVCDGVGIRRSLGRVGSSGDNALTESFWQGLKRETVHKKLFSTMCQARLEIFQWLTYHHARRHHNALHSPSPAEFEQQHQRERGVTRAA; encoded by the coding sequence GTGGCTGTATCTCGCCTGCGTCCTGGACATCTGCTCACGCCGATGCTCGGCTGCTCCATGGCCTCCCACGTGCGGGCCGGACCGGTCACCGGCGCCCTGAGGACGGCCCCGGCCACGCGGGGCGGCAGCGTGGCCGGGGTGATCTTCCACACGGACCGGGGTTCGCAGGACACGTCGGGCGCGTTCGCGCAGGTCTGTGACGGTGTCGGGATCCGCAGGAGCCTGGGCAGAGTCGGCTCGAGTGGTGACAACGCCCTCACCGAATCGTTCTGGCAGGGGCTCAAGAGGGAGACGGTGCACAAGAAGCTGTTCTCGACGATGTGCCAGGCAAGGCTGGAGATCTTCCAGTGGCTCACCTACCACCACGCCCGAAGGCACCACAACGCCCTCCACTCCCCTTCACCTGCCGAGTTCGAACAGCAGCATCAGAGAGAACGCGGAGTCACACGCGCAGCATGA
- a CDS encoding S8 family peptidase: MALMRHPHRRLATLGVATSAALMAGLVSALPAGAAPAAAEGHIQYEGAANAVSDSFIVTLKADEVKSGSAEGRAVVKKYGAEIERTYTKAVNGYEVEASEAEAKRLAADPAVASVVQNRTFHTTATQTNPPSWGLDRIDQANLPLNHSYTYPDSAGEGVTAYIIDTGVRISHSDFGGRAYNGYDAVDNDNVAQDGNGHGTHVAGTVAGNAHGVAKKADIVGVRVLNNAGSGTTAGVVAGIDWVARNAVKPAVANMSLGGGADSVLDAAVRSAINAGITFVVAAGNESTNASTKSPARVAEAITVGATTSTDARASYSNYGSVLDIFAPGSSITSSWHTSNTATNTISGTSMASPHVAGAAALHLAGSPSATPAQVSSALTSAATSGVVGNPGSGSPNRLLNVGGGGTAPPPTGDRFESTQGVGIADNSTVETSVTVSGVSGNAPSDLAVEVDITHTYIGDLRVQLVAPDGTVYTLKAYGTGGSADNIDTTYTVNASSETANGTWTLRVSDNYPYDTGRLNGWALQF; the protein is encoded by the coding sequence ATGGCGTTGATGCGTCACCCCCACCGAAGACTGGCCACTCTCGGCGTCGCGACCAGCGCGGCACTCATGGCAGGCCTCGTCTCCGCGCTCCCCGCCGGCGCGGCCCCGGCCGCCGCCGAAGGCCACATCCAGTACGAGGGCGCTGCGAACGCCGTCAGCGACAGCTTCATCGTGACCCTGAAGGCGGACGAGGTGAAGTCCGGCTCCGCCGAGGGCCGTGCGGTGGTCAAGAAGTACGGCGCCGAGATCGAGCGGACCTACACCAAGGCGGTCAACGGCTACGAGGTCGAGGCCTCCGAGGCCGAGGCGAAACGTCTCGCCGCCGATCCGGCCGTCGCCTCGGTGGTCCAGAACCGCACGTTCCACACCACCGCCACCCAGACCAACCCGCCCTCCTGGGGCCTGGACCGCATCGACCAGGCGAACCTGCCGCTGAACCACTCGTACACCTACCCGGACTCGGCCGGCGAGGGGGTGACGGCGTACATCATCGACACCGGCGTCCGCATCTCGCACAGCGACTTCGGCGGCCGCGCCTACAACGGCTACGACGCCGTCGACAACGACAACGTCGCCCAGGACGGCAACGGCCACGGCACCCACGTCGCGGGCACCGTCGCGGGCAACGCCCACGGTGTGGCCAAGAAGGCCGACATCGTCGGCGTTCGCGTGCTGAACAACGCCGGTTCCGGCACCACCGCAGGGGTCGTCGCCGGTATCGACTGGGTGGCGCGGAACGCGGTCAAGCCGGCCGTCGCCAACATGTCCCTCGGCGGCGGCGCCGACAGTGTCCTCGACGCTGCGGTGCGCAGCGCGATAAACGCCGGCATCACCTTCGTCGTCGCGGCGGGCAACGAGTCCACCAACGCCTCCACGAAGTCCCCGGCCCGGGTGGCCGAGGCGATCACCGTCGGCGCCACCACCTCCACCGACGCCCGCGCCAGCTACTCCAACTACGGTTCGGTCCTGGACATCTTCGCCCCGGGCTCCTCCATCACCTCCAGCTGGCACACGAGCAACACGGCCACCAACACCATCTCCGGTACGTCCATGGCGAGCCCGCACGTCGCCGGAGCGGCCGCCCTCCACCTGGCCGGCAGCCCTTCGGCCACCCCCGCCCAGGTCTCCTCCGCGCTGACCTCCGCCGCCACCAGCGGTGTCGTCGGCAACCCGGGCAGCGGTTCCCCCAACCGCCTGCTGAACGTCGGGGGCGGTGGCACCGCCCCGCCGCCCACCGGTGACCGTTTCGAGAGCACCCAGGGTGTCGGCATCGCCGACAACTCCACCGTCGAGACCTCGGTGACCGTCTCCGGCGTCTCGGGCAACGCACCCTCCGACCTGGCCGTCGAGGTGGACATCACCCACACCTACATCGGCGACCTCCGGGTCCAGCTGGTCGCCCCCGACGGCACGGTGTACACGCTGAAGGCATACGGCACCGGAGGCAGCGCGGACAACATCGACACCACGTACACGGTCAACGCCTCCTCGGAGACCGCCAACGGCACCTGGACGCTGCGCGTCAGCGACAACTACCCGTACGACACGGGTCGGCTGAACGGCTGGGCCCTGCAGTTCTGA
- a CDS encoding SPOR domain-containing protein produces MNDSTAPLPWLVVRQDDNGNRYRVGRYATRAEAQKIADSLDGRGHKQLYWVERMGRTATPSD; encoded by the coding sequence ATGAACGACAGCACGGCCCCGCTTCCCTGGCTCGTGGTGCGACAGGACGACAACGGCAATCGCTATCGCGTGGGCCGGTACGCGACCCGCGCCGAGGCGCAGAAGATCGCGGACAGCCTCGACGGCCGCGGGCACAAGCAGTTGTACTGGGTCGAGCGCATGGGGCGCACCGCGACACCCTCCGACTGA